Proteins encoded in a region of the Rothia mucilaginosa genome:
- a CDS encoding membrane protein, producing MAEQNNSSSTTPKNTAEKSGMSAESEFHAKFFPILARVASITAVLMYVFYFPQIIGNLNGHKGDWIQPLVAAINCTLWLLYGLWRPKKDIPIVIANAPGIVFGGLAAVTALV from the coding sequence ATGGCAGAGCAGAACAACTCTTCTTCCACCACCCCTAAGAACACCGCAGAAAAAAGCGGCATGAGCGCTGAATCTGAATTTCACGCCAAGTTTTTCCCCATTCTTGCGCGAGTCGCTTCGATTACTGCCGTGCTCATGTATGTCTTCTACTTCCCGCAGATTATCGGTAACCTGAACGGTCACAAGGGCGACTGGATTCAGCCCCTGGTAGCCGCTATAAACTGCACTCTATGGTTGCTGTACGGCCTGTGGCGCCCCAAGAAGGACATACCAATTGTCATCGCTAATGCCCCCGGCATTGTTTTTGGTGGTCTTGCGGCTGTGACAGCATTGGTTTAA